The following coding sequences are from one Ornithodoros turicata isolate Travis chromosome 1, ASM3712646v1, whole genome shotgun sequence window:
- the LOC135384640 gene encoding uncharacterized protein LOC135384640, with product MWDPELEMMSALALYFAFDDDDKQPPRKRRVWVKPWLSRRKAQRCYENLMRELTLEDAESYRSWIPMDTNTFEELLSLVRPHISKQDTNFRQAIRAGERLAVTLRHLATGETHKSLEFQFRVAHNTISLMVHEVCKAIFQVLCDRYLKVPQGHEEGCNVASQFYELWQYPNCIGALDGKHVVIAPPPRTGALYRNYKSTFSIVLMALVVADLRFLYVDVGRNGRMNDSSVWGQSKMRSAIESGQLGIPGPKTLPASTSSTPFVIVGDEGFGLKPYLMRPYGAKDLHDEKRIFNYRYTIGEENDE from the exons ATGTGGGATCCGGAACTGGAGATGATGAGTGCTCTCGCGCTATACTTTGCGTTCGATGATGACGACAAACAACCGCCGCGTAAGAGAAGAGTTTGGGTTAAGCCGTGGCTCTCAAGGCGAAAGGCACAGCGGTGCTATGAAAATCTAATGCGAGAGTTGACCCTCGAGGACGCGGAATCTTATCGGAGCTGGATCCCCATGGATACCAACACGTTCGAGGAGCTACTCTCCCTGGTCCGTCCTCACATATCAAAACAGGACACTAACTTCCGACAGGCAATTCGTGCAGGGGAGCGTCTTGCGGTCACCCTCAGGCACTTAGCAACAG GTGAAACACACAAATCCCTGGAATTCCAATTCAGAGTTGCCCACAATACTATATCTTTGATGGTGCATGAGGTATGCAAGGCAATCTTCCAAGTGCTGTGTGACAGATACTTGAAG GTGCCACAAGGGCACGAAGAGGGGTGCAATGTGGCCAGTCAGTTCTATGAGCTCTGGCAGTACCCAAACTGTATTGGTGCTCTCGATGGCAAGCATGTCGTCATTGCTCCTCCTCCACGTACTGGGGCCTTGTACCGGAACTACAAGAGCACTTTCAGCATTGTGTTGATGGCCCTTGTGGTAGCCGACTTGAGGTTCTTGTATGTGGACGTAGGTAGAAATGGTCGTATGAACGACAGCAGTGTTTGGGGCCAGTCAAAAATGCGATCAGCCATTGAGAGTGGACAGCTAGGTATACCAGGCCCAAAGACATTGCCTGCATCTACGAGTAGCACACCTTTCGTCATTGTGGGAGATGAAGGTTTCGGCCTAAAACCCTACCTGATGAGGCCATACGGTGCAAAGGACCTGCATGATGAAAAAAGGATTTTCAACTACAGGTACACAATAGGAGAAGAAAATGATGAGTAG